A stretch of Exiguobacterium sp. BMC-KP DNA encodes these proteins:
- a CDS encoding FliH/SctL family protein has product MSNVIKRQSVLSKSQRLIHQPVASSENVDHDSNLVTISYEEEWLERQNQLTLLEKRLMEEQELRLEQFEQEKVRTLEAATLQGYEAGFVEGQSSGLATYDKAMTDLNALSEKLEQRFQEKLMMMEHDLCVAALQTTHLFLENLLDSDEETLYKMIHKLLIQFRDREKLFIYASPQDFERLVMMEDKIQSILGATVSVQLRLDPELSPRDFRIDSENGAITGGLHSSFKNLEKKIFEVLTDV; this is encoded by the coding sequence TTGTCTAACGTCATTAAACGACAGAGTGTCCTGTCTAAATCACAGCGTTTGATTCATCAACCAGTAGCTTCGTCTGAAAACGTTGATCATGACAGTAATCTCGTTACGATTTCCTATGAAGAAGAATGGTTAGAACGTCAGAATCAATTGACACTTTTAGAAAAACGATTGATGGAAGAACAAGAATTAAGACTAGAGCAATTTGAACAAGAAAAGGTAAGAACGCTCGAGGCGGCAACGCTGCAAGGGTATGAAGCAGGATTTGTTGAAGGGCAATCTAGTGGCTTAGCAACGTATGATAAGGCAATGACAGACTTAAATGCATTAAGTGAGAAATTAGAGCAACGTTTTCAAGAGAAACTCATGATGATGGAACATGATCTATGTGTAGCTGCTCTTCAAACGACGCATTTATTCCTAGAAAATCTATTAGATTCCGATGAAGAGACATTGTACAAAATGATTCATAAACTACTGATTCAGTTTAGAGATCGTGAGAAGTTGTTTATCTATGCCTCACCTCAAGATTTTGAACGTTTAGTCATGATGGAAGATAAGATTCAATCCATTCTTGGGGCAACAGTCAGTGTTCAACTTCGGTTAGATCCAGAATTGTCCCCACGTGATTTTAGAATCGATTCTGAAAATGGTGCTATTACTGGTGGTTTACACTCCAGTTTTAAAAATCTTGAGAAAAAGATTTTTGAGGTGTTGACGGATGTATAA
- the fliG gene encoding flagellar motor switch protein FliG codes for MKKLEMNSREKAAVLMISLGPEVAANVYKHLSEEEMEWLTLQISSMKRIDPEDKAGVLDEFHDLAMAQNYITQGGIGFAKSVLEKAVGEEKAMELIHRLTSTLQVRPFEFARKADSKQLLNFIQNEHPQTIALVLAHLDPAKSGQILSELPAEAQSDVARRIATMDRMNPEIISEVELILERNLSQAGMQDYAQSGGIEAVVQVLNGVDRTTERTILDTLEIQDPELAEEIKKRMFVFEDIVTLDARAIQRIIREVSNEDLLLALKVSSDDVKDMVYRNMSQRMVESFKEDMEFMGPVRLRDVEEAQSRIVGIIRRLEDMGEIVVARGGGDDIVV; via the coding sequence ATGAAGAAATTAGAGATGAATAGTCGTGAAAAGGCTGCCGTCCTAATGATTTCATTAGGTCCAGAAGTCGCGGCAAATGTATATAAGCATTTAAGTGAAGAAGAGATGGAATGGTTGACGTTACAAATTTCAAGTATGAAACGGATTGATCCTGAAGATAAAGCGGGTGTTCTCGATGAATTCCATGATTTAGCGATGGCACAAAACTATATCACGCAAGGTGGTATCGGTTTTGCAAAATCCGTTTTAGAAAAAGCGGTTGGTGAAGAGAAGGCGATGGAACTCATCCATCGCCTCACGTCAACACTTCAAGTACGTCCATTTGAATTTGCACGAAAAGCAGACTCAAAACAATTATTAAATTTCATTCAAAACGAACATCCTCAAACGATTGCTTTAGTGCTGGCTCATTTGGATCCAGCGAAGTCAGGGCAAATCCTTTCTGAGCTTCCGGCAGAGGCACAGTCGGATGTAGCAAGACGAATTGCTACGATGGATCGAATGAATCCAGAAATCATTAGCGAGGTTGAATTGATTTTAGAACGGAATCTGTCTCAAGCAGGAATGCAAGATTATGCTCAGTCAGGCGGAATTGAAGCGGTCGTTCAAGTGTTAAATGGTGTTGACCGAACGACTGAACGAACGATTTTGGATACGCTTGAAATTCAAGATCCTGAATTAGCTGAGGAAATCAAAAAGCGGATGTTCGTATTTGAGGATATCGTCACATTGGATGCACGTGCGATTCAACGTATCATTCGTGAAGTTTCAAATGAGGATCTCCTTTTAGCATTGAAAGTATCATCTGATGACGTTAAAGACATGGTGTACCGGAACATGTCTCAGCGGATGGTCGAGTCGTTCAAGGAAGATATGGAGTTCATGGGTCCAGTTCGATTACGCGACGTAGAAGAAGCGCAAAGTCGAATCGTCGGTATCATTCGTCGTTTAGAAGATATGGGTGAGATCGTCGTCGCACGCGGTGGAGGAGATGATATCGTTGTCTAA
- the fliF gene encoding flagellar basal-body MS-ring/collar protein FliF, with product MNEGLKARWNTINTTWKSWSLAKKATILGSIIVVLAALIVAILWLSKPTMTPLYSKLSPQEAGQVTEKLNEDGIPSEVVSEANGVTILVPEANVENLKVELASAGIPKSGQIDYSFFSENAGFGTTDKEMNILERDTMQTELENLITQVNGIESAKVMITLPEKSVFLSDEKESSTVSVVLTSSAGSNLNNQTVQGLYHLIAKSIPNLKEENITIMDQYFTYYEPGNATQTAGGTDPMALKKTTENDLRKQIQQMLSVVLGPQKALVSVTADVDVTKRQEEQKLVEPVDPDKIQGIVTSAEKVAEAYTGAANQGTAGTGENETINFPTGNGQAGDTSDKTHDIINYEVNRITKQISGAPYEIRDLGIQIIVEPPKGQTQIDPQLQTDLQTMMYSIIRTSITKKDAKTTLTDAELTNKVVVMSRPFANTTTKQTATSEAIPMWVWFALGAAALVIIGMIFFMVRKRKKDEEESLEEWTPIETEIPELSTEDNSNEAQKRKQLEKLAASNPDEFAKLLRTWLAED from the coding sequence ATGAACGAAGGATTAAAAGCAAGATGGAACACCATTAATACAACGTGGAAATCATGGTCACTCGCTAAAAAGGCGACGATTCTTGGAAGTATTATCGTCGTTTTAGCAGCATTGATCGTCGCTATTCTCTGGTTGTCGAAACCAACGATGACACCCCTTTATTCAAAATTATCACCACAAGAAGCCGGACAAGTGACGGAAAAACTAAACGAGGATGGTATTCCATCTGAAGTCGTTAGTGAAGCTAATGGCGTGACAATTCTTGTTCCGGAGGCGAATGTCGAGAATTTAAAAGTCGAATTAGCATCGGCTGGTATTCCAAAGTCTGGTCAAATTGATTATTCCTTCTTTAGTGAAAATGCGGGATTCGGAACAACGGATAAAGAAATGAATATTTTGGAACGGGATACGATGCAGACGGAGCTTGAAAACTTGATTACGCAAGTCAACGGAATTGAATCTGCGAAAGTCATGATCACTCTTCCTGAAAAAAGCGTCTTTTTATCTGACGAAAAAGAATCTTCGACGGTGTCTGTTGTCTTGACATCAAGCGCAGGAAGTAACTTGAATAACCAAACGGTTCAAGGTCTATATCATTTGATTGCAAAGAGTATTCCAAATCTCAAGGAAGAAAACATTACGATCATGGATCAGTACTTTACGTACTACGAACCGGGTAATGCGACACAAACGGCCGGTGGTACAGATCCGATGGCGCTTAAGAAAACAACGGAGAATGATTTACGTAAACAAATCCAACAAATGCTTTCTGTTGTTCTTGGACCACAAAAAGCACTCGTATCGGTCACAGCCGATGTAGATGTTACGAAACGTCAAGAAGAACAAAAGCTAGTGGAACCAGTAGATCCAGATAAAATCCAAGGAATCGTCACTTCGGCAGAAAAAGTAGCTGAAGCATACACAGGTGCAGCGAACCAAGGAACTGCCGGAACTGGTGAAAATGAAACAATCAATTTCCCGACAGGAAATGGTCAAGCTGGAGATACGAGCGATAAAACACACGACATTATTAACTATGAAGTAAATCGAATCACGAAACAGATTTCTGGGGCACCGTATGAAATTCGTGACTTAGGAATTCAAATCATAGTAGAACCACCAAAGGGTCAGACTCAAATTGACCCACAGTTACAAACAGACTTGCAGACGATGATGTATTCCATCATCCGAACATCCATTACGAAAAAAGATGCTAAAACGACGTTAACAGATGCGGAATTAACGAACAAAGTAGTTGTCATGTCCCGACCGTTTGCCAACACGACAACGAAACAGACGGCTACTTCAGAAGCAATCCCTATGTGGGTTTGGTTTGCATTAGGTGCAGCAGCCTTAGTCATCATAGGTATGATTTTCTTCATGGTTCGTAAACGTAAAAAAGACGAAGAAGAGAGCTTAGAGGAATGGACTCCAATTGAAACAGAAATTCCGGAGCTATCAACTGAAGATAATAGCAATGAAGCTCAAAAACGAAAACAATTGGAAAAATTAGCAGCGTCAAATCCAGACGAATTTGCAAAACTGCTTAGAACTTGGTTAGCGGAGGATTGA
- the fliE gene encoding flagellar hook-basal body complex protein FliE, with protein MAIQAIQGLQPILQNQMTPKTTPSDFSEVLSQAMNGLNATQSASSQARVDLATGKSTDLHNIMIKTEEASLSMQLAIEVRNKGIEAYQEMMRMQL; from the coding sequence ATGGCAATTCAAGCGATTCAAGGATTACAACCAATTCTTCAAAATCAAATGACTCCTAAAACCACACCAAGTGATTTTAGCGAAGTGTTAAGTCAAGCAATGAATGGATTAAACGCTACACAAAGCGCTTCATCTCAAGCACGAGTAGATTTGGCGACGGGTAAGTCGACAGATCTACATAATATTATGATTAAAACAGAAGAAGCATCTCTCTCTATGCAACTCGCCATTGAGGTCCGGAATAAGGGCATCGAAGCATACCAAGAAATGATGCGTATGCAACTGTGA
- the flgC gene encoding flagellar basal body rod protein FlgC, producing MSMFGGFHTSASGLTAQRLRLDTVSANIANAQTTRGELVDGQWQPYARKLAVLKETANGVTVSELRKDEEPFKLEYNPSHPDADELGYVKMPNVDILKEMVDMMGATRSYEANVTALNATKAMLVKAMEIGK from the coding sequence GTGAGTATGTTCGGTGGATTTCATACTTCTGCATCAGGATTAACTGCACAACGTCTTCGGCTCGATACGGTCTCAGCAAATATCGCAAATGCTCAAACGACACGGGGGGAACTTGTAGATGGTCAGTGGCAACCCTATGCTCGTAAATTAGCGGTTCTTAAAGAAACAGCTAATGGTGTGACGGTTAGTGAACTTCGAAAAGATGAAGAGCCTTTTAAATTAGAATACAACCCAAGTCATCCTGATGCCGACGAGCTTGGGTATGTCAAAATGCCGAATGTCGATATTTTAAAAGAAATGGTTGATATGATGGGTGCGACACGATCTTATGAAGCAAACGTGACAGCTCTTAACGCGACGAAAGCAATGCTCGTTAAAGCGATGGAGATCGGTAAGTAA
- the flgB gene encoding flagellar basal body rod protein FlgB, which yields MDWLGSDYSLLTKAVNRTVDSQKVISKNIANVDTPGYKAQRLVFSDVLDSQMKMSLKRHAQIDAQGSIVEQSTSMRNDGNGVDIDFEMSELSRNQIEYEALVEQLNRKFSGIQSVIRGGR from the coding sequence ATGGATTGGTTAGGCTCCGATTATTCTTTACTTACCAAAGCAGTCAATCGTACTGTAGATTCTCAAAAAGTAATATCTAAAAATATCGCGAATGTTGATACACCTGGATACAAAGCACAGCGTTTAGTGTTTTCGGATGTACTAGACTCTCAAATGAAAATGAGTCTAAAGCGTCATGCTCAGATTGATGCACAAGGTTCAATCGTTGAGCAATCGACTTCTATGCGCAACGATGGAAATGGTGTCGATATCGATTTCGAGATGTCTGAATTATCACGCAATCAGATCGAGTATGAGGCATTAGTAGAACAGTTGAATCGTAAATTCTCAGGGATCCAATCAGTAATTAGAGGAGGCAGATAA
- the codY gene encoding GTP-sensing pleiotropic transcriptional regulator CodY → MNLLAKTRKLNTMLQQEASTHVDFKVMADRLSEVMESNTFIVSRRGKLLGIAIKQQIENDRVRGFLEERQFPEDYTKKLFNVTETTANIAIDSEHTAFPVDNRDTFETSKTTIVPIIGGGERLGTLVLGRMVEDFNEEDLVLAEYGATVVGMEILREKAHEAEDKARKKAVVQMAINSLSYSELEAIEHIFEELEGNEGLLVASKIADRVGITRSVIVNALRKLESAGVIESRSLGMKGTYIKILNDNFLYELERIKSN, encoded by the coding sequence ATGAATTTATTGGCGAAAACGCGGAAGCTGAATACGATGTTACAACAGGAAGCGAGCACACATGTTGATTTCAAGGTCATGGCTGACCGTCTCAGTGAAGTCATGGAATCAAACACGTTCATCGTAAGTCGGCGCGGTAAGTTACTGGGTATCGCAATCAAGCAACAAATCGAAAATGACCGGGTCCGTGGTTTCTTAGAAGAACGTCAATTCCCGGAAGATTATACGAAAAAATTATTTAACGTCACTGAAACGACAGCAAACATTGCCATCGATAGCGAACATACGGCATTCCCAGTCGACAACCGTGATACGTTCGAAACGTCGAAAACGACGATCGTACCCATTATCGGTGGTGGAGAACGACTTGGTACGCTTGTCCTTGGTCGTATGGTCGAAGACTTCAACGAAGAAGACCTTGTGCTTGCTGAGTACGGTGCGACAGTCGTTGGAATGGAAATCCTTCGTGAGAAGGCACATGAGGCAGAAGACAAGGCACGTAAGAAAGCAGTTGTCCAGATGGCAATCAATTCATTGTCTTATTCTGAACTCGAAGCGATTGAACATATCTTCGAAGAACTCGAAGGAAATGAAGGGTTACTCGTCGCTTCAAAGATTGCGGATCGCGTCGGTATCACTCGTTCCGTTATCGTCAACGCGCTTCGTAAGCTCGAAAGTGCTGGTGTCATCGAGTCACGTTCACTCGGAATGAAAGGAACGTACATTAAAATCTTGAACGACAACTTCCTTTATGAATTAGAACGAATTAAATCGAACTAA
- the hslU gene encoding ATP-dependent protease ATPase subunit HslU has product MHELTPRQIVEKLNEHVIGQADAKRAVAIALRNRYRRQLLDASMRDEVTPKNILMIGPTGVGKTEIARRLAKLVRAPFVKIEATKFTEVGYVGRDVESMVRDLVEASLRLVKDEKKEALKDRAEAVANERIVDALSGKKASSGLGGGTNPFEMLFGGNQKQQEPDTSEATADRSLLRQQLLTGQLEDRMIEVDVEERQVDLFSGQQGMEGLANLQDMLGQVMPKKTKKRQLTVKEARPILTAEEAERLLDLNEVHDEAVRRAEQMGIIFVDEIDKIATKGHDSAGVSREGVQRDILPIVEGSTIVTKYGPVKTDHILFIAAGAFHMAKPSDLIPELQGRFPIRVELDSLTEDDFVKILTEPNQALLKQYKALLGAEHVHVTFTEEAIREIARIAAQVNDETDNIGARRLYTIMERVLEELSFEAADMPETDVTITPQYVTDRVGKVADDRDLSQFIL; this is encoded by the coding sequence ATGCATGAATTGACGCCAAGACAAATCGTCGAGAAGTTGAATGAACATGTCATCGGGCAAGCAGATGCAAAACGAGCGGTGGCGATTGCTTTACGAAATCGATACCGTCGACAGTTGCTCGATGCGTCGATGCGAGATGAAGTCACACCAAAGAACATTCTGATGATCGGACCGACGGGTGTCGGAAAGACAGAGATTGCACGACGGCTTGCAAAACTCGTCCGGGCACCGTTTGTCAAGATCGAAGCGACGAAGTTCACTGAGGTAGGGTATGTCGGTCGTGACGTGGAATCCATGGTGCGGGATCTGGTGGAAGCTTCTCTCCGTCTTGTCAAAGATGAGAAAAAAGAAGCACTCAAAGATCGAGCGGAAGCAGTAGCGAATGAGCGAATCGTTGATGCGTTGTCTGGCAAAAAAGCGTCATCTGGTCTTGGGGGCGGAACGAATCCATTTGAAATGTTGTTCGGTGGCAACCAAAAGCAACAAGAGCCGGATACATCGGAAGCGACAGCAGATCGTTCGCTACTCCGACAGCAATTGCTGACCGGTCAACTTGAAGATCGGATGATCGAAGTCGATGTTGAAGAACGGCAAGTTGATTTGTTCTCAGGGCAACAAGGCATGGAAGGACTCGCGAATCTTCAGGATATGCTCGGACAAGTCATGCCGAAGAAAACGAAGAAGCGTCAACTCACGGTCAAGGAAGCACGTCCAATCTTAACGGCAGAAGAAGCGGAACGACTGCTTGACTTGAACGAAGTCCATGACGAAGCAGTACGTCGTGCAGAACAAATGGGCATTATCTTCGTCGATGAGATCGATAAGATTGCGACAAAAGGACATGATTCAGCTGGTGTTTCACGGGAAGGTGTTCAGCGGGATATCTTGCCGATCGTTGAAGGATCAACAATCGTCACGAAATATGGACCAGTCAAGACGGATCATATCTTATTTATCGCTGCGGGTGCCTTCCACATGGCAAAACCATCTGATCTGATTCCTGAACTCCAAGGTCGTTTCCCGATTCGTGTCGAACTCGACAGTTTGACAGAAGATGACTTTGTGAAAATTTTGACTGAACCGAATCAAGCATTACTCAAACAATATAAAGCATTACTAGGGGCAGAACACGTTCATGTCACCTTTACAGAAGAAGCCATTCGTGAAATCGCACGGATTGCTGCACAAGTGAACGATGAGACGGATAATATCGGAGCGCGACGATTGTATACGATCATGGAGCGTGTCCTCGAAGAATTATCCTTTGAAGCAGCAGACATGCCGGAAACGGATGTGACGATCACGCCACAATACGTGACGGATCGAGTTGGAAAAGTAGCAGATGATCGTGACTTAAGTCAGTTCATCTTATAA
- the hslV gene encoding ATP-dependent protease subunit HslV, which yields MFHATTIFAIQHNGQSAMSGDGQVTFGNQVIMKKSAKKVRRLYGGKVIAGFAGSVADAFTLFEKFEAKLEMYNGNLQRAAVELAKEWRGDKMLRQLEALLLVMDGTHLLLVSGNGEVIEPDDGILAIGSGGNYALAAGRALARHASHLTAEEIARAALETAGELCVFTNDQIILETIGGNDHA from the coding sequence ATGTTTCATGCAACGACGATTTTTGCGATTCAACATAACGGACAATCCGCGATGAGCGGGGACGGACAGGTGACTTTCGGAAACCAAGTCATCATGAAGAAAAGTGCGAAAAAAGTACGGCGCCTCTATGGTGGCAAAGTCATTGCCGGATTTGCAGGAAGTGTTGCAGATGCGTTTACACTCTTTGAGAAATTCGAAGCAAAGCTCGAAATGTATAACGGGAACTTACAACGGGCAGCAGTTGAACTAGCAAAGGAATGGCGTGGAGATAAGATGTTGCGTCAATTAGAAGCACTCTTACTTGTCATGGATGGTACACATCTATTGCTCGTATCCGGAAACGGTGAAGTCATTGAACCGGACGACGGTATTCTTGCCATCGGTTCAGGTGGTAACTATGCGCTTGCTGCAGGTCGTGCGTTAGCTCGACATGCTAGTCATCTCACAGCAGAAGAAATTGCCCGAGCAGCGCTTGAAACGGCTGGGGAACTCTGTGTCTTTACGAACGATCAAATCATCCTAGAAACGATCGGAGGCAACGACCATGCATGA
- a CDS encoding tyrosine recombinase XerC encodes MEIDTAFERLLEEFMRYVHIERQLSPNTGRSYDQTLRQYAAFCRDHQLRSIELASARRYLYALYDQELAQATIAQKVSCLKQFGRFLTRDTDEPNPFDGLKAPKRQQGLPTFLVPTEYERFLDAFRSSDTLGNRNVALVELLYATGMRVSEIVQLDLRDLASDNSYVHVYGKGGKERIAPIGTFAKEALEQYLPSRDPVTGHEQALFLSHSGRRLTTDAIRKIMKKGEQLVGKHVTPHALRHSFATDLLERGADLRVVQELLGHASLSTTGQYTHVTTERLRHVYQQAHPRA; translated from the coding sequence ATGGAGATAGACACTGCTTTTGAGCGACTGCTAGAAGAGTTCATGCGGTATGTTCATATTGAACGTCAATTATCTCCGAATACAGGTCGCTCTTATGATCAAACACTTCGACAATACGCCGCTTTTTGCCGCGATCATCAGTTACGATCGATTGAATTGGCAAGTGCACGGCGTTATTTGTATGCTCTTTACGATCAGGAGCTGGCGCAGGCAACGATTGCACAAAAAGTTTCCTGCCTCAAACAATTTGGTCGTTTTTTGACACGTGACACCGATGAACCGAATCCATTTGATGGATTAAAAGCACCAAAACGACAACAAGGACTTCCGACATTCCTCGTTCCTACGGAATATGAACGTTTCCTCGATGCTTTTCGATCGAGTGATACGCTCGGTAACCGGAATGTAGCGCTAGTGGAACTTTTATATGCGACGGGGATGCGGGTCAGCGAGATCGTTCAACTGGATCTTCGTGACCTCGCGTCTGACAACTCTTACGTTCATGTGTATGGAAAAGGTGGGAAAGAGCGCATCGCGCCAATTGGAACCTTTGCAAAAGAAGCATTAGAACAATACTTACCATCACGAGATCCAGTCACGGGTCATGAACAAGCGTTATTCTTGTCTCATTCAGGGCGTCGATTAACGACGGATGCGATTCGAAAGATCATGAAAAAAGGGGAGCAGCTCGTTGGGAAACATGTGACACCACATGCACTTCGTCATAGTTTCGCTACTGATTTACTGGAGAGAGGCGCCGATTTGCGAGTCGTCCAAGAGTTACTCGGTCATGCATCGCTGTCGACGACCGGACAGTATACACACGTAACGACGGAACGATTGCGACATGTTTATCAACAAGCACATCCTCGTGCCTAA
- the trmFO gene encoding FADH(2)-oxidizing methylenetetrahydrofolate--tRNA-(uracil(54)-C(5))-methyltransferase TrmFO: MKRVTVIGAGLAGSEAAWQLAKRGVQVDLYEMRPVKQTPAHHTDQFAELVCSNSLRANQLTNAVGVLKEEMRQLDSLIMKAADLASVPAGGALAVDRHDFAGYVTETLKNHPNVTVHHEEIEAIPDGPTIVATGPLTSAALSESLKQFTGEDYLYFFDAAAPILDGDTIDREKVYLKSRYDKGEAAYLNCPMTEEEFQLFYDELINAEVVPLKEFEKEIYFEGCMPFEVLASRGPKTLLFGPMKPVGLEDPKTGKRPYAVVQLRQDNSAGTLFNLVGFQTHLKWGEQKRIIRLIPGLENAEIVRYGVMHRNTFVNSPNLLKPTYQTRTRDDLFFAGQMTGVEGYVESAASGLTAGINAARLINEAEPVAFPQETMMGAMSHYITTTEGKNFQPMNANFGLVPALAGHPVRMKKPEKYALYAERALEAIKDFTDM; this comes from the coding sequence TTGAAACGTGTAACGGTAATCGGCGCGGGACTTGCAGGTTCTGAAGCAGCATGGCAACTTGCAAAACGCGGCGTACAAGTAGACTTATATGAAATGCGGCCTGTCAAGCAGACACCCGCGCACCATACAGACCAATTCGCTGAACTCGTCTGTTCGAATTCACTTCGAGCAAACCAGTTAACGAATGCAGTCGGTGTTTTAAAGGAAGAGATGCGTCAGCTCGATTCCTTAATCATGAAAGCAGCAGACTTAGCAAGTGTCCCAGCAGGTGGCGCACTTGCCGTCGACCGACATGACTTTGCAGGATACGTGACGGAAACGTTGAAAAACCATCCGAACGTCACGGTCCATCATGAAGAAATCGAAGCGATTCCAGATGGTCCAACGATCGTCGCGACTGGTCCACTGACGAGTGCTGCGTTATCGGAATCACTCAAACAATTCACAGGTGAAGACTATCTGTACTTCTTCGATGCAGCGGCACCAATTCTCGATGGGGACACGATCGATCGTGAGAAGGTGTACTTGAAATCACGTTACGATAAGGGTGAAGCAGCCTACTTGAATTGCCCAATGACGGAAGAAGAATTCCAACTCTTCTATGATGAATTAATCAATGCCGAAGTCGTGCCACTCAAGGAATTCGAAAAAGAGATTTACTTCGAAGGATGTATGCCATTTGAAGTTCTCGCTTCACGTGGACCGAAAACATTATTGTTTGGACCAATGAAGCCAGTTGGACTCGAAGATCCGAAGACAGGTAAACGACCTTATGCTGTTGTCCAGTTACGTCAGGACAATTCAGCCGGAACATTATTCAACCTTGTTGGATTCCAAACGCATTTAAAATGGGGCGAACAAAAACGAATCATCCGACTGATTCCTGGTCTTGAGAATGCAGAAATCGTCCGTTATGGCGTTATGCATCGTAATACGTTCGTTAACTCACCAAACTTGTTAAAACCAACGTATCAGACACGTACACGTGACGACTTGTTCTTTGCTGGACAAATGACAGGTGTTGAAGGATATGTCGAGTCTGCAGCGTCAGGTTTGACAGCAGGGATCAACGCGGCGCGTCTCATTAATGAGGCAGAACCGGTTGCGTTCCCACAAGAGACGATGATGGGTGCGATGTCGCACTATATCACGACGACGGAAGGGAAGAACTTCCAGCCAATGAATGCCAACTTCGGATTGGTGCCAGCACTCGCTGGTCACCCAGTTCGAATGAAAAAACCAGAGAAGTATGCGCTCTATGCAGAGCGAGCACTTGAAGCAATCAAAGATTTTACGGATATGTGA